CATGATTTCCTATGCCTGTAggagtttgttttaaatgagagaTGAAGAGGTAAAGGGAAGGGATGCATGTGtgtgagaggaaaagaaggatggAACAGTTCAAGGAAGTACTTTTATCTAACATGAGTGTTATGAACGCCTCAGggtcatgtttcttttctttccaggctcattgaaaggaggaagaaaggggaaatctTTCTCTGCTTGAACAGAGAATTACACAGTGGTTTATATCCTGACAGACTCAACTAATTCCAGGTCTAACAtcacaatgaaaaattaattagaagATTTTGCTGGTATAGTAATGCCACCTGGAGAGTGATATTTATGTGGTATTTTTATTCTGGCAAAAGCATTAATGTAGGTGGAATCTTACCAGCAAAGAGTGCTTTCTGTCAGGAGAGTTAATTTTGCTTGTGGAACTGGCACAGCTTTGCTGGCAAACAGTATTCCTTTGCACTCCAAGCTCCTTGCATTGAAAGATTTATCAGAGCAATTAAGCTTCAGAAAGTAGTTGATGGTATAAAATAcactgtggttttgtttatttgtgtggGGGAAGACAGCAAATGccttttgcatttgtttaatttgattATATTAAAGTGCACTGTTTGACAAATGCTGGGTTTGGGGTTTCATGCAGGAGCTTTATAATAGAAGAGAGAAGCTTTATGCCATGTGAGGATCTACTTTATGGCAGAATGTCCTTCAAAGGATTCAATCCGGAAATTGAGGTACTATTTAAATGTTCTCTTTTGAGGTGGTCTCACATTAGGATTGAAACCCTTGGGAATAGGGATTTTAGTGTTCACCCTCCGTGCTGTCTGGCCTTTGCAGCACCTTCAGTAAATTCTCTCATGTGCAGGAAAACTGCAATTCTAACCAAAATGTTGATCAATGTAGCATCTGGTAAGTAGAAACCTTTTATCTCCACGGGTTGATGGTCAGTAATTACATAACTCCTgcagatttttccttccttgagcTGAGAAGACTGTCCCACATACAGCTTACCAAAATAATAGCTCTCTGTTACTCCTGCCATTTAATTCAGAGCCCAGTCTTACAAATATTCAACCCTGTTTATTCAGCACTTACTCATATAAGTAGGGTCTTGAAATTGCAAAGTAAAAATTCTGGGCAAGAgagtctttcatttctttctggcATGATTCATGCTGATAGAACTAGTAATTActgaaatagtaataaaaatgttactgctgAACTGAAACAAGAGGATGAAAGTACAAAGCAAAGAGATGTGAGGAACGCTATGCAAGGTGATTTAATGGGGCATTCTTTTAGTTATTTTGAACTTGCTTTCACCGTGACTTGGCATATAATTGCTTCATGGTTTTTATTATAGTTTATTGTAAAttcttgcagatatttttcaaCTGTAACAAAACCATTCCAAAGACTATGTGCTGACatcacaatgaaaaaataattaggatCTAACTGTCTGGTCTCCTCAAGATGTCTGCCGTGCATTTGAGGGTGCTTGGACAGAACAGTTCACTGAAAACCCTGTTGAtatcttgtcttttttctcAAAGGCAAACTCTAAGCTCAGCTTAGCATCAAGGAGGCACGTTACCTTTTCTTGTAGCCCTGTGTTTTAGCCTGAACAGAATACAGCAAATGAGGAGAATCGGGATTAAAACTGATCCTTAACTTTTATGCACTTTCCTGCCAGTGAATTTCAGCCTAGTTGACATTGTGTCAGGGTTATATGTTTAAgctatttcttatttcattttcagaagttaatGGTCCAAATGAACtctaaaagcaagaaagaagaaattgaagtGGATGATAAAATGGAGGCTGATGTGTCAGATGAAGAAATGGCCAGAAGGTACATTATTCCTAGCCAGTATTGATCATGTCTTAAAATATGTGATATATTAGGTATTATGTGCaggagaagaaacacaaaaaacaacaacaaaaagcatttaatacTTCAGTGATTTCTCAGGAATTTTGGTGTTTGTTCAGTGAAATCTCTATCACTTTGGGGGTTAAAATCTTGTAgatattttctgccttttgatACTCCTATATTCCATTCTAATACCTCCTAGCTCCAGATTACTAACGAACCTAAACTGTCAAAATGAGCAGTAATTTAATCTGTGATCACGTAGTACTTGTGCTTCGTAAAAGTCTAATGACGGGCTTTTTATACTAGTTGAATTGTTGACTAGATTTGTGATTTTCTGCATTGAACTTGCACTGATTTCAGTAAAAGCTGaccatttttaattatctttacaGATATGAAACATTAGTGGGAACGATagggaagaaattcttgaaaaaaagagACCAGCGTGTTCTCCatgatgaagatgaagatgagaaTAGTAACACAAGACCTaagaaagccaagaaaatgttcttaaaacCTCAGGATTAATGTCAGCTGCACAACTGGAGCTAATAGAAATGTTATCTACCAAATATAGTACCATGAACTGAAGATTGTTTTGAGTTTTTGCTATTTAATGTAAAGGATAGAATTGTAAATCTGAGTCTGTTCTCATTGAAATTTCTGCCATCCACAtgatgaacatttttaaaagtggatGTGTATATAATGGATGTCATACATCCTTTCCTCTCTGAGCAGCTTTTAACGTGTGGGGCATTAAGCCCATCAgtcatttttaatgttgtgtATAACGAGGATGAGTGTCAACGTGCAATCAAGAGCaacagtatttacattttatgaTAACatctaaaagaaatatttgcagtaaagACTAGCTTTGTCCAATCCAGTAAGGCAGTTCAGCTTtcactgctatttttattatgaaaatgaaaacctttgCTCTCTGCAATTTGAAAAAAGTCAGCAGAAACACgtatctcttttttttaactgttctaCAAATAAGCTGGGAAAAGAACAGAtacaaaatccattttgttgaattttctgttttctataaagcttatttaaaaatagagggGTTTGTagcaaaaaatctttttttctagagCAAGCCAAATACTGGGCAACGTTTACAGTTTGACACTTGAGCAGATTGTGAGTCTTAATTTCTGTCTTCCAAAAGAAGTTTGCTAATCTTGTCTCTTTTTCAGCCAAAAAATTCCAATCTTATAATTATCTAGGTCTTGTCATAAAAGCATAATAACAGCTTCAAAAGCATGTTTGAAAAGTgaataaaaactgatttttttgtgtgtttaatgATTGTGGTTTAGCtaatttaatgtgaaaaaatgaTACTTAATCCAATCAGATAGAAGAAATCCTGTTTTGTGCTGGCCGCAGATGTCCCCACATATTAGTTGACTGAGCTGACTTTTTCTGTTCAGCATGTAATGAAGCCATCTGAAGCAGTGTTTGGACAGAAACACCATGGCCTTTAGTCACTTAGTGCCCTGAACTTACTGAAAAAGGTGACTGTGGTCTTGTCTAAAATCATAGCAGTTCTTTGTATTCTAGCTTTCAACGAGAAGTTCTTCTTTCTATTAATTTTCGCAGGTAGATATCTAAATTTCTCATCCTTAGTGCTGACTCTctgaagaaagattttgttaAATTGAAGCAAGACATGAAACTCAACATAAAGAAAGAGGCTGTGTCTGCTGTAATGCATGTATGCTATATGAACTATAATTCATATACCAAGAGCACCTCATTAGATATTCAGGATGGATCACACATGGAAGGAAATACACTTTTAACCTAGTAAGAGAGCCTTGTTCAGGTAGAAAGTCTGATTCATGATCTGAGATAGTTTTTCAGAGCTAATTAAATGCTACTGGTTCAATTACTTAAAATTTGATCATATATTATCACTAGTTGAAAAGAAGTTAATGACGGCGAGACGTTTCTTTTCCCATGGAAGATGTGACCTGAGCTaagaaatgatttattattgGTCATCACAAGAAAAACTCAGAATATGTCCCATTATTCTTTCTTGCTTATTAATAGGAAAATCATTCCCCTCTATGTGAATACATTTCTTCAATGGAGAGAGAATTTCTGCATAGCTGTGCTGGACGGTTAAGGGAGGAAACCACCAGTAACCACGAGGTGTCACTACACTTGCACTTCCCTGAGAGAAAGTGGATTGGAGAAGGTTTCAGTGACATCATGTACAGAGATTTTGGGTAATTTCAGTAACTACTAGCAGCTCAGATGAACTCTGTGAAGTCTTGCCTGATCAAGGCTCTATGCAGAGAGTTCTGTTGTATTGCAGAGTTTTGTTCAATCCGACAGGGTGATTTTGTGCAGCTGAAGTGTGTTCTGCCATACGCTGGTCCTTACATTTTAAAGGTACCCAAGTGCCCAAAGTTACAAGGATTTAGAGTTGTGATAGGGTCTTTTGAAATGCCTGTCTGTAATTTCAactttggtgtgtgtgtgtgtgtttaagtGAGGCTCTAGCTTCCTAGCCAAGGTCGAGACATTCTGCTGTATAAAATTAGTGTTTAAACTACTCTTGACAGAGATACAAGTGTAGTGGTGAAATATTCATAATGCAAACCTACATTAATTCAAACTTTCTTGGCTCTGATAAGTCTCAAATGCAGATCTGTTTTCATGGACAGCTTCCTAAGCAgtagaattttaaaagccacatgtttctaaatgaaaagcatttttttctcagagcaCAAAAGCAAGTTGGGATTTTTgttcaagtttaaaaaataaaataccaccCGCAAAATTTAGCGGATAAAGAGTTGCCAGCCACCAGAAGTGGTTGTGTCTGTTACACTAAGGTAGCTATTAGAGCGAACAAGCAGTGTGCTGTAGTTTGTGCTCGCTGACAGCTCAGTGTTAAGTCTAAGCATGCCTCCTGACAGGTGGAATCTTTGTCCCTCCCTTTGACAGGCTGACAGTGCTTGTTTCTGTAATGACTGCTGATGTTGGAAATGTGTGAATGGAACAACATCTTTGTTGTTGATGCTTCTTCTTTTGttacttttattcttctttGAATTGGATCTTGAAAACTACTGGACTAGAGTCCAACCGCAGTGAGACATGCTGTATCTTCCCTTTAGTAATGCATGAGCTGTTAAACTTTGATTCTTTAGGGAGGGTGAAGGCTGTGCAGTGGTGCCATGGAGTTTGAACTGCGTTTCTTCCGTTGTGTGTCGTGTTTTCTAATAAGACTCCCCATTATACAATTACACAATTGTGGATGGCTGTCGTTGCCATTGGGCATTATGCGTATGTAAtgggcagctgggctgggatTCTGGGAGTTGGTCCAGAATTCagacttaaaaagaaattctctgctctttctgttaATTGGAATGCTATACTtgtaaattttatttggaattatAAAGGTCCTGGGTGGGGGGTTCTATATGTGCGTTCTGCTTAATTTGAACAACAATCTGCAACTAAAACTGCACGATAGCTTAGGCTCTCATTAAACCTTTCTTAAAGAGAGATCATTAATAAATAAGGCATAGTGGTGGTGAAGGGTGTCAAACTGCCTTGCAGCTGTGAGATCCCGTGTTTCACTTCTGCATGTGGATGCAAGTTTCTCCAAGAGCTGATGCTTTAAGGacttggttgttgtttttttattattactatttttagtCTAGGAGAGCATCTGTCTTCTCCAATAATGCCTTGCTAATGGAACCCCAGTATGAGGCCTCTgggtttgattttgtttgctgtttacGCCATTCTCATCTCAAACCTCTGAGACGTTTTGGGTCTAACATTCACACCTTAATATCTTTGGGCTTTCATCAGCAGCTTTTGGGGAGCTCTAGTAAAACTGTGAAACTGTTCCTGTACGTGTTAACACTTCTTTGTGTGATTTGATGTTGCACAATGAGGAGCTGGTTATAACTGTtgcacagagaggaaaatccCATCTCGGGGAGTAATTACCAACAGATGGAGTCAGAGAGAAGGTTAAAGGTTCAGTTGTTGGCAGCCCCATAGATCTTTGGTAAGAACAGAACACTAGAAAGGGGTACCTGGATTGAGTCCCATCTTTCCAGGCACAGTTAAAAATGTCGTTATGAATCCATAGGGCTCTGCTCCAGGAACCTTTGCACACCACAACCTGAGCAATTACCTGGGAGCAATAGTAGGACCATCTCTAGAGAAATACAGAGGCAAAATAACCTGTTCATGGCTGTCCTCAAggcaagaggcagcagcaccaggaaacAGCTGTAGTTCATTGCATATGAATATGGTTTGGTGACCTGGGTTGAATGCAGATGGGAATTTCTGTCAGCTAAAATGGAGGTGGTAAGTGTCTCCAAGCTCAGAGTGTTCCTTGGGGTCTTGAGGAACAGCTTGTTTTGATCAatcatttagaaagaaataaaaacccttAATGAGACCTTAATAAGTACAGTAATAAGAACACATTATAGAACAAAGTCCTTAGTTCCATTGTTTATAGAAAAACTGTATTCCCACCTCAGTAAGATCTTTCAGCGTCCTCTATCGCCTCCCACTTGGTCCTTGGTTCCTTGTCCCTGCACAGGCACATGTGCACCCAGGCCATCAGCTGCCACCACCACCGATGAGCAGGGAAGAGCCAGCACACCCCATGGCCAGCCCAGAGCTGTTGgctgctcagcccagcagtGGTGGAGTTGGCTATGGGACCTCCTCTTCAACCTACAAGTTCTTTTTCCTGGAACTTGTAGGAAGTTACCATCTCCAACTCCGCTGTAAAATTTGTTCAGTATCGGTGTGTTTGGTTCAAGAAGTTTGTGGTGGGGGAGGCTGACCAGCAGATGATAGTACAATTGCACAGACCTCACTTACTCAGCTAATGGTGCGTAAAAGAATCATGCAGTTTCTTGGGGGAAGGCTCAATTTACAGcaactctgtttttattttcctttatttccaaaTACACACTTACAGTATTTGTGAGATTTTTGATCAGATAATGTCTTTGAGCAAAAAGACACACTATCAGTGAAAGGAATCAGCATTTCACCAATACTGAGTATTATCATACATGGGGGAGAAAAAGTAGAGAAAGGGTGTTTTTCAGTATTGCTGCTACTCTTTCATGCACTTGAGAGCATTTCCCCTTTCTCAGTGGTTTTCTTGGTCAGGCTTTTTGCAGAAAAGTATGGTGggggaaacttttttttttttttaatgtggaaatgCAATTCTACAATAACTTTTAAAGGAAGGAGTTCCTTTAGATTTGGTCAGCTcctggatatatatatttttttcaatttaatacAGATGAAGAAACTAACTTGTGACACTAAAGATCTTGTGCTAAGTGTTAATCATTTAGTATAGTCATATGGACCCTCATATTTGCTATACACGAAGAGGTAGCAGGGTAGAATTAACGCTAAAGTGGGGTTAGCTTCATTGTTCTTTCACCTTTGTTATACAAATACCTTACAATACTAAAAATACGAAATTTCTACCCCATTTGGAATAGAAGTAAATCTAAGCTAGTTGAGACATTTAAGCACCATTCACCCCTTTATACGGTGATTACTTATAAGAAGCAAAGAGTGTTGGGTACATCCTCAGAATCCATCAGCCACAATAATGCTGCAATACATACAGTTTGCATCAACTGAAAAATACCTACATACCAAAAATTACTTTGGGCAGTTTACTGCAGTAATGACAAAAGGGATGCACATGATGATAATTTTCATTTCGTACTATATTTTCACCTAAGGATGATGGTGAAAGAATTACACCTAATGTTCCTTTCAAAGATGGCAATATTGTTCAACCTATATTAAAGGTAATGAGATGAGCAGTGAGTGGTTAGAGCttgtgaaaaatgaagttttaaatgcATACTTCATTGTCTAAAAGCTCACAGATGacttttttcctgtaatgaCCATAGAAAATGTGTTGGCAGCATATCACAATGAATAATCCTTACTCCTATTTATGTGCTATAGGCACTCCAAAATTACCCAGACATATTTCTTACCCAAGTTTATAACCAGATTCAAATCAGTCTCTACATTTGTGCCAAAAATTGAACTGCAGTCatctcacagaaaataattctatCTACCTGACAGACGAGTCTTAAATCCctgattttctcctttccccagaGTGAAATTCACTTTAATCTggtattaatgtatttttccttcagtcgCCTGCAAGAGGATCCCAAAATCTCGCAGTAGTGATTGCGCAGACCATGGAAGATACAGTACACATGTAGCATTATCGTAGGTTTTTCCAGTCATCTAGATTGTGTAAAATCCTTTGACATTAATTGGGATAAGTTTTCTCTCTAAAGTGATGTTGAACTTCTCTTTCAGTGTCTTCTCCACCTCTTCATCTTTAAGGGTTATAAATTCCACCAGATCCATGTTTTCCTTGTAATTGTATGTGGTCTCCGTGAGCGTCCACCCGATGAGTGCTCGAAAGCCATCAGTGGTCTGGAGTGTGCAGATAGACTTCTTCGTAAAGAGAGAATCTGGAGACGTCTGAAGGTACGTACACTGGAAACGGAAATCTTCCACTGTCCGTGGTTCAAGACTGAACATATACACTTTCCGACACTCTTTTTTCTCTAGAAGATCAGAATTTGAGAAATTTTGATTGGGGATATATTGTTTCCGTCTCATTTTCTCAAGGTACCaggtggcatttttttctgtgaaacgGAAGACACCAGGCGCCTGGGGCTGGTCTTTCCCCGACACAAGCTCCATCGGCTGCCACATTTGATAGGATACACCAAAGCCTCCATCAACAATGTAGGCTTTCCCGTCAATAACTACCTTGACTAGGAGATGGGTCATGATGGTGGCATATGCGTTTTTGTGCGGATTGAACACGTATGCTCCCAGAAAGCTGGCGTCGTACCCCAGGCATTTCAGGACCCAGCCTAACAGCTGGTTGTTTTCCATGCACCAGCCACCGCGCTTCCTCCGCACGATTTTGTTATAAACATGCTCCAGCTCCAAAGTAATTTTCTCCCCACAATGGATGCTGAGGTTTTCAAATGGAACAGCACGGATGTGGTGCTGGAATATATCAGTTAAGGTTTCCAGATCTTGATTTTCAAGGGAACCTTTATACCCGGTTCttgcaaaatattcttcaagGTTCATGTCTCCtgtaaaggaaggaaatgcgttttggttttgtttctttacatcAATGACTTACAATGCTGTGAAGAActgcccaggctgctgccagcaaagATGCTTTAATCTACTGAACCTCATCAGAGCGCTTTTTAAAGGTAACAAGTATTCATATCAAACAGTTCCCAGCTCACAGAAGAGCAGTGCATGTCGgggtttgctttttgtcttaGTCATCCCTATGGCAAACAGCTGATGCAATTGCAGCTTATATATGCAATGGCTGTGAAACAGGGATTTGCTGTATTTGCCGGGTTAAGAAGCAACGTAAGATCACACTAGGGAGTGTTCAGAACATTTCATGAAAATCAGTCTAAATCCACTGTTCAATGAAAGGAATGCCAGTAGGTGAAGCAGTGTCATCTGCCAGTTGGAGGCAGAATAATTTGAGTCAGGATTCACATGTTCTTTTCATGAGTGTGCCACTGGCCTGTGATCATAAATGAATGGCTTGTTCACCACGTCTCTTTTGCCTCTGACAAAAAGTGCAAATGATACTCCCTGCACATTTTGTAAAGTGTCAAGTTTTATTCGGAtaattacagctgaaaaaaaccTCTGACCTATTCAAGAGTTGTGGACCACTGTGTCTCGTCTACTCTGAGTGTTGCTAAAACTCATTTTGGTGTTGGAATAACAAAGGTGAGTGACCTAAAAGACAAAGAGCACATCTTCTATTCCCCGCTGTGCCCACATCTCTCAGGGTGTCATAAAAGTGGACGGTGGGTGCCTTACAGCTCTCTAGTCCTGGCCTTTCCCAAAACTCACTTTATTCCTACAAAAGCAGGCATAACCAAGCATTTACTGAAGCCTGATACAGTGCATCCCTGGTCTGTCCTGCCTGTAGCAATGTCTGCCTCCTGGCCTGGCTTGGTAGGACTCCTCATGAGCAAAATTGCTGATGAGAAACTATTCAGCATGCTTTCTGCCTTCTAATACCATGGAAAGTCATACCGGTGATCTGGTTTTCACGATGGCCCATCGCAGTCTGCCAGCCGTCATTATGAGTTGGCTGCTCTGTAGGTATCTgataaaatactgtttgtaaAATATGTTGTAGATTGTCTGCTTGGATATAGAGCTGgagataaaatgttttgaaggcTTCAACCTTTACAAAGAAAGCACTAAGTATTTCAGCAATCCAGAGTTACTGCAAATATTTAGCTTCTTGACAGCCTGCAAAGCTACTTGAAAATCTTTTGTGCATACAGTAAGCTGAGGTTTAGACACTTAATATTAGTGACTCAGGATGTCTATTGTATTCAGATAAATTTAGCAGTGAACCACGGAACATTTAGTGCAAGCTAGAATTTCTCAAGGTGATTTTCAGTGACAGATTTATGATGTGCATATGGATGTTATAGAAGCAGCTGTCCAAAGTGAATGGAGAGCCCCATCAAAAACTGCATGTTATCTTCTACAGAGGGAATTTAGCTTCCAGTGATATTTAAGTGCATTGTTGGAGGATATTCCAACGTAATCCTTGTTAAGTAGAACATAAACTTTTGGGACTTTCTCCTTTTGATTTGCAGAATCTAAGTCTATCTGATCCTACCTGCTCAGATTGTGAACATGAAGTAGATCACACCAGCATAAAGTTGTATCTTGAGTTTATAATGTTTGtaatttctctctgcagttCCATAATGCGATTGATCTATGTTAGATCTTAAGCGTAAG
This genomic stretch from Cygnus olor isolate bCygOlo1 chromosome 12, bCygOlo1.pri.v2, whole genome shotgun sequence harbors:
- the MPHOSPH6 gene encoding M-phase phosphoprotein 6; amino-acid sequence: MAGEVKTKLSKNLLRMKFMQRGLDSQTKKQLEEEEKKIISEEHWYLDLPDLKEKESFIIEERSFMPCEDLLYGRMSFKGFNPEIEKLMVQMNSKSKKEEIEVDDKMEADVSDEEMARRYETLVGTIGKKFLKKRDQRVLHDEDEDENSNTRPKKAKKMFLKPQD
- the LOC121076593 gene encoding arylamine N-acetyltransferase, pineal gland isozyme NAT-10, giving the protein MNLEEYFARTGYKGSLENQDLETLTDIFQHHIRAVPFENLSIHCGEKITLELEHVYNKIVRRKRGGWCMENNQLLGWVLKCLGYDASFLGAYVFNPHKNAYATIMTHLLVKVVIDGKAYIVDGGFGVSYQMWQPMELVSGKDQPQAPGVFRFTEKNATWYLEKMRRKQYIPNQNFSNSDLLEKKECRKVYMFSLEPRTVEDFRFQCTYLQTSPDSLFTKKSICTLQTTDGFRALIGWTLTETTYNYKENMDLVEFITLKDEEVEKTLKEKFNITLERKLIPINVKGFYTI